A single genomic interval of Pyrus communis chromosome 5, drPyrComm1.1, whole genome shotgun sequence harbors:
- the LOC137733809 gene encoding hydroquinone glucosyltransferase-like: MEKSQTPHIAILPSPGMGHLIPLAEFARRLVHRHNFTVTFVVPCDGPPTKAQKSVLDALPTAIDHVFLPPVCFDDLPQGSKIETIISLTVARSLASLRDALSSLASRAKLVGLVVDLFGTDAFDVAKEFNLLNYIFFPSTAMLLSLVLYAPELHETVSCEYRDLSDPVTIPGCIPIPGSELLEPVQDRRDEAYKWFIHHAKRYRLADGIMVNSFTELERGALKALQEKEPGKPPVYPVGPLVKMEFSSVLDDQSSKCLKWLDEQPRSSVLYVSFGSGGTLSFDQINELALGLEMSKQRFLWVVRSPSDKAANATYFTAHSQNDPLKFLPEGFMDRTQGRGLVVPNWAPQAQILSHESTGGFLTHCGWNSSLESIVNGVPLVAWPLYAEQKMNAYLFTKDVRVALRPKPDEYGLVGREETAMVVQALMEGEEGKQLRSRMKDLKDAGATALSDDGASTKALSDVVTKLKTQISN, translated from the coding sequence ATGGAAAAATCACAAACACCTCACATAGCAATTCTCCCGAGTCCAGGCATGGGCCACCTCATCCCACTTGCCGAGTTCGCCAGACGACTCGTCCACCGCCACAACTTCACCGTAACATTCGTAGTCCCCTGCGACGGCCCTCCAACAAAAGCCCAAAAGTCCGTCCTAGACGCCCTGCCAACCGCCATTGACCATGTCTTCCTCCCGCCAGTCTGCTTTGACGACCTCCCGCAAGGCTCCAAAATTGAAACAATAATTTCCCTCACCGTCGCCCGATCCCTTGCCTCCCTCCGCGACGCTCTCAGCTCCTTGGCCTCCCGCGCCAAGCTCGTTGGGCTTGTCGTCGATCTCTTCGGCACAGACGCCTTCGACGTCGCCAAAGAATTCAACCTCCTCAACTACATTTTCTTCCCGTCCACGGCCATGCTCCTTTCTCTCGTCCTCTATGCGCCGGAGCTCCACGAAACGGTGTCGTGCGAGTATCGAGACCTCTCCGATCCCGTCACGATTCCCGGGTGCATCCCAATTCCCGGCAGCGAGTTGCTCGAGCCGGTTCAGGACCGTAGAGATGAGGCCTACAAATGGTTTATTCATCATGCGAAACGGTACCGTTTGGCCGACGGGATTATGGTAAATAGCTTCACGGAGTTGGAGCGAGGTGCTTTGAAAGCGTTACAGGAGAAAGAACCGGGTAAGCCGCCGGTTTACCCGGTTGGACCGCTAGTAAAAATGGAGTTCAGTAGCGTTTTGGATGACCAGTCATCCAAGTGTCTGAAGTGGCTGGATGAGCAGCCACGTAGCTCTGTGTTATATGTTTCTTTTGGAAGTGGTGGGACCCTCTCTTTTGATCAGATCAATGAGTTGGCTCTAGGGTTGGAAATGAGCAAGCAAAGGTTTCTATGGGTGGTGAGGAGTCCCAGTGACAAAGCTGCCAATGCCACTTATTTTACTGCTCACAGCCAAAATGACCCTTTGAAGTTTCTTCCCGAAGGGTTTATGGATAGGACCCAGGGGCGGGGTCTGGTTGTGCCCAATTGGGCACCACAGGCTCAGATTCTAAGTCACGAGTCAACAGGAGGGTTCTTAACCCATTGCGGTTGGAATTCCTCCTTGGAGAGTATTGTAAATGGTGTACCTCTTGTTGCTTGGCCACTATATGCTGAACAAAAAATGAATGCTTATTTGTTTACAAAAGACGTAAGGGTGGCACTGAGACCCAAGCCCGATGAATATGGTTTGGTTGGAAGGGAGGAGACTGCGATGGTGGTTCAAGCTCTCATGGAAGGCGAGGAAGGTAAGCAACTCAGAAGCCGAATGAAGGACCTGAAGGATGCTGGTGCTACAGCTCTTAGTGATGATGGGGCTTCTACAAAGGCACTATCTGATGTGGTCACAAAGttgaaaacccaaatttcaaattaa